The Candidatus Rokuibacteriota bacterium genome segment ACATGAAGAAGTACGGCGGGTTCATCCCCGGGGTGCGCCCCGGGCGGAAGACGGCCGAGTACATCGACCGGACGCTGACCCGGATCACGCTGCCGGGCGCGATCTTCCTGGCGCTGATTTCGATCCTGCCCGACTTCCTGATCCTCTGGTTCAACGTCCCCTTCTACTTCGGGGGTACGAGCCTCCTCATCGTCGTCGGCGTGGCCCTCGACACGGTCCGGCAGATGGAGTCCCACCTCCTGATGCGCCACTACGAAGGCTTTCTGCGGAAGAAGGCCAAAGTGCGGGCCTGAGGGTGCGTGCGGTCTTTCTCGGCCCGCCCGGCGCGGGGAAGGGGACCCAGGCGCGACAGCTCGCCGCCGAGCGGGGCGTCCCTCAGATCGCGACCGGCGACATCCTCAGGGAAGCGGCCGCGAGCGGCACCC includes the following:
- a CDS encoding preprotein translocase subunit SecY, with translation MKKYGGFIPGVRPGRKTAEYIDRTLTRITLPGAIFLALISILPDFLILWFNVPFYFGGTSLLIVVGVALDTVRQMESHLLMRHYEGFLRKKAKVRA